The Bacteroides ovatus genomic interval ACAGCTATCAGCATGACCAATAGTAGGATTGTAAATACCCAATAAAGAGATACCCACGGCATTTCCCGTGGAGTGACATCGGCCAACAGGTCGATAAAGAAACCCTTACCTGCTGTATATGTTGCCGGATCAAGTTCACGAATTAGATAAGTATATACCAGAGGACTTAGGAAAGAAGCAATGCCAAACATGAACTGTGCCAGTTCGGCGATAAATGCATAGTTTTCTTCTCCTCCTACAGTGCGTTGGAGTGGATTCAATACCGTTTGTAACATGGCCATTCCCAGTCCGATGATGAAAGAAGAAGCCAATAACATCGGATACGTGTGCATGCAGGCAAATAAGATGGTGCCGATGAACGGCATCAGAAATCCACCGAATAATACCGGCTTTTCACCGAAACGGTCGATGAGCAATCCGGCAGGGATAGACATGATGGCATAGGCCAGGAAGAAAGAAGTCGGGATAAATCCCGCCATTGCCAGGTCACTTAGATTGAAGTTGTGGATAATATCCGGAATGAGTGGCCCTAGAATATTGGTGATAAACGAGATGGTAAACCAGAACGCCATAATCAGCGCCAGCATCCCTAAATTTTTTCTCATAATCTTAAATAGTTGATAGTTGATAAATGATAACTGATAGATGGAAGTTGATAATTAATTGATGATTGAGTATTTGTATGTTGGGATAACTTTCATTTACTAACTATCATTTATCAGCTATCAACTATCATTTATTTTTGTTTTCATTTGAAAAAGAGTGAAGCGGCTCCAATACTTCCGGCCTTGTTTCCAAGAGCGGCAGCTATGATTTGAGTATTCACGGCACAGTCGGGGATAGCGTAACTGTGGGCTTTTTCGCTTACTTTCTGAATATAAAAGTCTCCGGCTTCGGAAAGTCCTCCACCGATCACAATCTTTTGAGGGCTGAAGATATTAATGAATCCTGCAATTCCATGTCCCAGAAAATCACAGTGTTCTTCCAGCGATAGTTGTGCAATCTTATCTCCTTGTTTGTAAAGGCGGACGATCAGTTCTCCATTAATCTCTTCATTCGGGTAGGAGATACCTGCGTCTATTATCCGTTGACTGAAACGGCGTACCAAAGCAGAAGTGGAAGCATAATGTTCCAGACAGCCGACGGAACCACAGGCACAAGGTTCGCCATTGGCAATGAGAGGCACGTGCCCCAGTTCTGTCCCCCGGTTGGCATAACCGTTGAACAATTTGCCATCGATGACTACTGCACCGCCAATGCCTGTTCCTACTGTTAGGAAAACAACATGAGTGGCTCCCTGTCCGGCTCCATACATTGTTTCTCCTAATCCCATCAGATTGGCATCATTTCCCAATAAAGCCGGAAGTCCGGTTTCCTTTTCAATGCGGTCCGCCAGATGTATGTTTTCCCAACCGTTGATGTTTTCCGCACCTCCCAGAACTATGCGGTTTGTAGAATCTACGATGCCCGGTGTACCGATTCCTATACCATTGATTTTGTAGCCTTGTTCCTGTGCAAAGGCTTTCACTTCATTGATAGCAGTAACCAACTGTCCGATGACAGCTTCTGCTGATACTTCGGCTTTCGACGGTAACTTCCCTTGAAAGTAAAATACGCCTTCATTATCAATTAGGGCGTATTTTACAGAAGTTCCGCCAAGGTCAATTCCTATAGCGTATTCTTTTTCCATATCACCAAGTAATACTTAATACTTAAAAAAATCACACTCTTTCTGCCCAAATCGGTGAACTCCAAGCCCATTGTCCGTCACGTTGGCGAACGCGTACATAGTAGTAGTCCGTATCACGTTGCGGCTCTTTATCTTCCATGTAGTGTTCCAAAGTGAAGCAGCTTTCCGGCATAGCGCGATTGAAGAGGATTGCCTCGCTCAACCAACCGATCATGAAGTGTGAACGTGAACCTTCGAGCAATTCGCCCAATGTGTGTTCAAACTTCTTGCCATTGAATTCGGCAATGATCTTACCGTCTTTGGGCATTTCCACATCCAGAATGACGGCTTGCATGGCTGCTGTAGTCGTATTCGGATTCTTGCTACTGTACATATCCAGTTCGGTTTCCTTGTCGCCAACGGATACAATACGGTTGACATGCGTGTGGAATTCAGTTTCACCTTCTTGCGGAGAAGTGAACGCTGCGCCACGGAAACAAGGAGTTACACTATGGATCTGTCCTTTGTCCACTGACAGTTTACCCTGCCAATGTACGTATTTCTCTTCACGATTCCAACCAAAATCAACTTTAACTTTGCAACGTACCGTATCACCTTCCGGAGCAATCGGAGTCAGAGGGCCGTTCATGCGAGCTAAAATCTGTCCGTTCTTGACAATATCTACATAGTCGATACAGCTTTCACCTGTGACGTTCAGATAGATACGGCGGCTGTTACCACGAACCACGTCACCCATGAAAGCGTCGTTGAGGCAGAAGTCTATAATAATTTTATCACCGGTTGCGGCACATACGTGGCGGGTGCGGAGAGCTTCCCAAATAGCGTCGCGAGTCAATGATGGAGCCATGACACCAATACGACCGTCGCCATAACTTCCCGGATAACCGGAATGTTGGTCGGTAGAAGCCATGATACCGAATTTGTTGCCTAATTCAAGACCATATTGAATGGTTCCTTCCCATTGGCGCGGCCCCATATCGTGTAAATAAGGATAATCTCCCTGATCGCTTTCTGCCAGACCGTGACGGGAATACATTTCTACGAATGGGGTAATATCTCCTTCGGTAAAGCATTTCCAGTTGTAACCACGATAACCACCCTGGTAACCCATGTGATGCGGAGTGATAAATACTTTGTGTCCTTTTGCCTTCTGTTTCCAGTCTTCGATAGAAGTACATTCTACAAGCGGTGCGTCAAGATCATAATTCAATGCAACATGGTCACCATGTTCCATGCTGTGGGCCTCGTATCCGACAAAAGTAAGGAACTCACCTTCTTTGTTGTATTCATTCGTCATTTTTACGTACTTCTCATAACCGCCTTCACGCAAACGTTTGAAAGCTCCTGTGTGATAATCAATCACCCATTTCAGGCGGGGATCATCTGCTCCGGGAATATCCGGCCACATAGCATGAGGAGTGACACTGACAAAATCCAATTGTCCTTTCGCTGCTTCAAAAGCGTCGCGCATGTCGCCGTGTCCGTATGTGATGTTGCAATGGTTATGTAAGTCGCCCCAGTACATTTTGAGATTACTGGCTGACGGCATAATCTTTTTTGCTTCTTTGCTTCCAGCTGCGCAAGAACCCAGCAAACTGCCTGAAGCTGCCAATCCGAGGAAAGACCAGCCTGTGTTTTTTAAAAACTTTCTTCTATCCATGGTTTTATCTAATTTATTCGGTAAACTAATAATGAAGCATATTAATTCTTATTTATATGTCCTCCTCTTAGCGGTTTTGCATTTGTCGGCGATCACCTTTAAAGAGGACTTTTTCCTTTTCATCCGGGTCAGTATCTTTGTACTGTTTTTGAGTGTCCTGAAGTAGCTCCATCAGCTCTTTTTGTACTTTAGCATACTCCGGTTTGCCGAAGACGTTGTTCATCTCTCTCGGATCAGCTTTCATGTCATACATTTCCCATTCATCAATATCGTTGTAGAAATGAATCAGTTTGAAATCTTGTGTACGGATACCATAGTGACGTTTTACAGAGTGTTCTGCAGGGTACTCGTAATAATGGTAATAAGCAGCTTTACGCCAGTCGGCCGGGGTTTTGCCTTCGTTGACCAATATCGGTTTCAAAGAAGCTCCTTGAATATCTGACGGGATATCTACTCCGGCAAAGTCGAGGAAGGTAGGAGCAAAGTCTACATTCATGCTGATTGCATTACTGGTACTTCCTGCTTTGATTGCTTTCGGGTAACGGATGATAAGAGGCATGCGCTGACATTCTTCATACATGAAGCGTTTGTCAAACCAGCCATGTTCGCCAAGGAAGAAACCCTGGTCGGAGGTATAGACAATGATTGTATTGTCCAGTTCACCAATCTTTTCGAGATAATTCAGTAGTCGGCCGATATTTTCGTCTACTGCCAGAACCGTAGCCAGATAATCGCGCATATATTGTTGATATTTCCAGCTGATTAAAGATTTGCCTTTCAAGTCACCTTTGCGGTATTCGGCAATGCGCCCGGCGTATACAGAATCCCATTTATCCTGAACTTCAATAGGCATACGTTTATATACACTATAAAGACGGTTGGTTGTATCTTTCAGCATCTCTTCACGAGTCATCAATTTGAGATCCCAGTCGTTTGTCAACGTGTGCTCGATAGACATATCCTGCTCGCGAGCAGCTCTTCCACGACCTTCGTAGTCGTCGAACAGATTAGCCGGTTCCGGGAAAGTTGTATTATTGAATATGCCTAAATGACGGGGAGCGGGCATCCAGTTACGGTGTGGGGCTTTCTGGTGATACATCATGCAGAACGGTTTGTTCTTGTCCCGTCCTTCAAGGAATTTAATTGCTTTGTCGGTAATAATATCCGTAGCATATCCTTTTTCTACGATATGTTTTCCGTCTTCCCAGAAATCAGGATCGTAATAGTCACCTTGCTCATGTTGGCCGCTAAGGATACTCCAATGGTCGAAACCTTGCGGTTCGCTGATGAGGTGCCATTTGCCGATCATGGCAGTCTGGTATCCGGCTTGCTGAAGAAGTTTGGGGAATGTCTGCTGATCGCCGTTGAATGTACTTGCATTATCGGTAAAACCATTCTCGTGACTGAACTTGCCGGTGAGGATGCAAGCGCGTGAAGGTCCCGAAAGAGCATTGACAGCGTAACAATTATCAAAGCGAATACCTTCATTGGCAATCCGATCCATATTAGGAGTTTGGATCAGATTTCCTCCATAACAGGACATTGCTTGAGTGGTGTGATCATCCGTCATCATGAAGATGATGTTTGGCTGTCTGACTTCTTCTTTCTTTTGGCTGTTGCAAGAAACGAGGCTTAGTGCTGCCAATGGGAGGAGTAGGGTAGAGGAGGTGTAATAGTTTTCCATAATGATAAGAAGCCTCTCCCAAGAAAAGGGGCAGGGAGAGGCTTTGAGGCTTTTTATAGTTTGTATTTTAATGACTGTTTCTTTCCGTTTACTTTCACTTCTACTTCCAGACCGTTTTCATCGAACGCTTTGTTCTTGAATTTAGCGTCAAATTTAGGGGCATCTGCGCTTTTCTTAACCGGGTAGATAACAGTGATGTAACGTACAGCTTCTTCACCGTCTTTTCTCACGTTGAATGATACATTCATACGTTTGTAGCGTTTGCGATAAGCTGTTGAGCACCATCCTGGTTCTTTCTTCATACTCATGCCAGCAGGGCCGAAGCATTGCAGTTTCATGTTGCTTCCATCCTCGAACTGTGTCAGGAACGTCATGTCTTCGCGGCTGTTGGCAATTTCTCCTTTCGGCATCTGATAGTGGAGATTGATAGAACCTTTACCGCTACCTGCCATTTCATCTACAATGACAAAGTAAGTGTTATCAACGAAGAAAACAGAACGACGGTGTTTCAGATTCTTGTAACTCGGATTTTCAGTCACTAAAGTCTGGATAGCACCTTCCGGTTGCCACAACTTAGTAACAGATTCTGTTGTATCGAGATTCTTGTTGTCCAGGGTTACTGTGTTGTGAACACAAGTCTGACGATGCCAGTTGCGTTGTTCCATTACTTCGCCTTCACCTGCGTATACATACGAACCAGAATCCGGGAACAAATTCTTGCCGTTGAACCAAAGTTCAAATGTTCCATTATCCGGCTGACAGTGCCAGAAAGCTTTCGGACCTGCCTTTACTACCATTTGGGTAGCATCCATTCCCCATGAATTACGGAATACAAAGAAGCCTGATTTCAGGAAACCTTTGGACATATAATCCGGCAATGCACCTTCTTTTCCTTCTGTAGCAAAGTATTTGATTGCCTGGTTTTTCGGGAACAGTTTGCTCCATGACTTGTAGTTTTTCACCATTTCTTTCTTTGTTGTCAACTTGGCGTCGCTGAAACATGGATTGGTGTAATCAGGGAAAGAAATGTTTGCATAGAACATAATCATGTTTTCAATGGTATCCAAATAATCTTGAGGGAATTCCTTACGGAATCCATTAGCATCTGCGATACCTAAGGCTTTACAGAAAATGTTAATAGCTGCCAGATGATAATGTGGGTCAAGTTCGAACTGTCCGCCATCTTCGTATACCTGTACGTGAATTTCACGGTTCAGAATGTCGATGCCACTTTTTCTCCAAGCCGGAGCCTCTTTGAATTCAGGGAAAAAGGCACCTGCATAAATCATGCGTTGAGCTTCAAACAGTAAATGGTTGCCTTGATCCGAGTAATTAGCAAGGATATGTACAGCATGTTTGTAATAGTTCACCAGGAATTCTGTCAGGAAGTCCGGAGTGAAAGAAGGTGAGGGAAGGAATAACTGGAATTGCGAAGTCTGGTCTTGCAGACGATTACTCACTTCCAGAGGACGCCATGCAAAACGTACGTTTTCTACTTCGCCTTTGATTTTTCCATCACTTACCAGCTCATATTCTTTCTTATCCATCTTCACCAACGGATTCTTTTTAATCCAGTCGATATACTGGTGTGCCCATTCTTTAGCATATTTTTCATCACCGGATATACGGTAAGCTTTACCCATTGGAGTGAACCATTTGTGACGGTGCAATTGCCAGCGGAGCTCATTATCTTTCACCGGCCAGTATTGCCAGTTGATATCTTCTCCATAATTGTAAGAAGGTTGATAACCTTTATGTACGAAGAATGTATGTTTCAATCCGTCATCCGCCCATTGCTGTTCTTCTTTGCTGATAGTCACTTTGTTCAGATTGATATCCGGAGTTTTTACGTTGGTACGTGCACGGTAATAGTCCAGTAATGCTTTGGCAGCATCCTCATCTTTACCCTCCTGATGCAAAGCTTTTACTTTCTCCAGTCCCGGATAGTCCAGGTTAAGAAGAGAAAAGACTTCGCTTTTCAGTTCTTGGGCGTAACCCTTGCTTACGAAACATGCGATTGCAAGCAAAATGATGTACTTTAAAGTTTTATTCATGATATAATTTACGATTTTACGATTTACTATTTACGATTGAAAAGACTCTTGCTTTTGTATTATTGGATCACTCTCAACTCTCCATTCTCAACTTTCAACTTCTTCAATTCCATGAATCTCTTCAATGCTTCCAGATAATAGTAGTCAGCATAGTTCAGTGGAGTATCGATTTCAGAGCCGTTAGGCAGTGAACCGACAGAATGCATCAGAATGAAGCCCTGATTGTCACCCACTTTTGCAAGATATGCGTCGCTTGACAAACTCTTCAGAATCTTTTCCGCATAATCCAGATATTTCTGTCCGTCGGGAACCATGGTGCTTAGTTCGATCATGGCAGAAGCAGTGACAGAGGCAGCAGATACATCGCGCGGAGTTTCTTTAGTTACAGGAGCATCATAATCCCAGTAAGGAATGGCATCCTCCGTTTTTACGCGGTCCATAATCATATTGGCTATATCCTTTGCAAAGTTCAGGAAAATGCTGTCATTTGTTTCACGGAAGCAAGCGGTATATCCATATATAGCCCATGCTTGTCCGCGTGCCCATGAAGAATCATCGTTCTTTCCTTGGAAAGTTTGTTTGCTTTCCACTGTACCGTCGTTGTTATAGCTTATTACATGCCAGCAGGTATAATCCGGACGGAAGTGATTATGCATGGTGGTCATAGCATGTTTGATAGCAATGTCTTTGTATTTATTGTCACCTGTCGCTTTTGCTACATTAAACAGAAGATCGAGGTTCATCATATTGTCGATAATAACCGGGAAGTTCCATGTTCCGAAATCCCATGAACGGATAGCACCGATAGAGTCGTTGAAACGACCGCAGAGGTTATCGGCAGTTTCTCTCATCACAGCAGCGATGGTATCGTTAGGTGAAAGACGTTCTGCATTGCCATAGCTGCAGTTGACCATGAATCCCAAATCATGCGTACCTTTATAATAGCGTACCGGATTCAGAAGATTGGTATATTCGATTGCTTGAGTTTTCAGTGTATCGTTTCCTGTCAGTTCGTATGCATACCATAATGAACCGGGGAAGAAACCACTTGTCCAGTCATAAACGTTGCAGAGACGGCGTTTGCCTAGCTGGTCAGCAGTAGGTTGTGCGCGTAGCGAATCTTTGAATGTTAATGAATCTCTTTCCAACTGACGGCAAAGGAAATCCATGTCATAACCTGTACGGATGGAGCGTGGCAGCATTCCTGTACCACTAACTTCTTCAGCAGAAAGTTGTAATTGGGCGGAAGCTACATCCAGTCCTTTTTTTATCCAACTGTAGTCTTCCTTTGGAGCTGTCTGGCACGACGCGAGTGCAATACTAACCGAAGCAAAGAGAACAAGTTTCATTTTCATGTTATT includes:
- a CDS encoding ROK family protein, whose product is MEKEYAIGIDLGGTSVKYALIDNEGVFYFQGKLPSKAEVSAEAVIGQLVTAINEVKAFAQEQGYKINGIGIGTPGIVDSTNRIVLGGAENINGWENIHLADRIEKETGLPALLGNDANLMGLGETMYGAGQGATHVVFLTVGTGIGGAVVIDGKLFNGYANRGTELGHVPLIANGEPCACGSVGCLEHYASTSALVRRFSQRIIDAGISYPNEEINGELIVRLYKQGDKIAQLSLEEHCDFLGHGIAGFINIFSPQKIVIGGGLSEAGDFYIQKVSEKAHSYAIPDCAVNTQIIAAALGNKAGSIGAASLFFK
- a CDS encoding sulfatase; this translates as MENYYTSSTLLLPLAALSLVSCNSQKKEEVRQPNIIFMMTDDHTTQAMSCYGGNLIQTPNMDRIANEGIRFDNCYAVNALSGPSRACILTGKFSHENGFTDNASTFNGDQQTFPKLLQQAGYQTAMIGKWHLISEPQGFDHWSILSGQHEQGDYYDPDFWEDGKHIVEKGYATDIITDKAIKFLEGRDKNKPFCMMYHQKAPHRNWMPAPRHLGIFNNTTFPEPANLFDDYEGRGRAAREQDMSIEHTLTNDWDLKLMTREEMLKDTTNRLYSVYKRMPIEVQDKWDSVYAGRIAEYRKGDLKGKSLISWKYQQYMRDYLATVLAVDENIGRLLNYLEKIGELDNTIIVYTSDQGFFLGEHGWFDKRFMYEECQRMPLIIRYPKAIKAGSTSNAISMNVDFAPTFLDFAGVDIPSDIQGASLKPILVNEGKTPADWRKAAYYHYYEYPAEHSVKRHYGIRTQDFKLIHFYNDIDEWEMYDMKADPREMNNVFGKPEYAKVQKELMELLQDTQKQYKDTDPDEKEKVLFKGDRRQMQNR
- the hepC gene encoding heparin-sulfate lyase HepC yields the protein MNKTLKYIILLAIACFVSKGYAQELKSEVFSLLNLDYPGLEKVKALHQEGKDEDAAKALLDYYRARTNVKTPDINLNKVTISKEEQQWADDGLKHTFFVHKGYQPSYNYGEDINWQYWPVKDNELRWQLHRHKWFTPMGKAYRISGDEKYAKEWAHQYIDWIKKNPLVKMDKKEYELVSDGKIKGEVENVRFAWRPLEVSNRLQDQTSQFQLFLPSPSFTPDFLTEFLVNYYKHAVHILANYSDQGNHLLFEAQRMIYAGAFFPEFKEAPAWRKSGIDILNREIHVQVYEDGGQFELDPHYHLAAINIFCKALGIADANGFRKEFPQDYLDTIENMIMFYANISFPDYTNPCFSDAKLTTKKEMVKNYKSWSKLFPKNQAIKYFATEGKEGALPDYMSKGFLKSGFFVFRNSWGMDATQMVVKAGPKAFWHCQPDNGTFELWFNGKNLFPDSGSYVYAGEGEVMEQRNWHRQTCVHNTVTLDNKNLDTTESVTKLWQPEGAIQTLVTENPSYKNLKHRRSVFFVDNTYFVIVDEMAGSGKGSINLHYQMPKGEIANSREDMTFLTQFEDGSNMKLQCFGPAGMSMKKEPGWCSTAYRKRYKRMNVSFNVRKDGEEAVRYITVIYPVKKSADAPKFDAKFKNKAFDENGLEVEVKVNGKKQSLKYKL
- a CDS encoding DUF4995 domain-containing protein codes for the protein MNNMKMKLVLFASVSIALASCQTAPKEDYSWIKKGLDVASAQLQLSAEEVSGTGMLPRSIRTGYDMDFLCRQLERDSLTFKDSLRAQPTADQLGKRRLCNVYDWTSGFFPGSLWYAYELTGNDTLKTQAIEYTNLLNPVRYYKGTHDLGFMVNCSYGNAERLSPNDTIAAVMRETADNLCGRFNDSIGAIRSWDFGTWNFPVIIDNMMNLDLLFNVAKATGDNKYKDIAIKHAMTTMHNHFRPDYTCWHVISYNNDGTVESKQTFQGKNDDSSWARGQAWAIYGYTACFRETNDSIFLNFAKDIANMIMDRVKTEDAIPYWDYDAPVTKETPRDVSAASVTASAMIELSTMVPDGQKYLDYAEKILKSLSSDAYLAKVGDNQGFILMHSVGSLPNGSEIDTPLNYADYYYLEALKRFMELKKLKVENGELRVIQ